A region from the Mercenaria mercenaria strain notata chromosome 7, MADL_Memer_1, whole genome shotgun sequence genome encodes:
- the LOC123554700 gene encoding uncharacterized protein LOC123554700 has translation MPTDIYNEKFQNWVKGILALNTTRKALKTTVEKKWTEFISALPETERSQMETFVRCLNRNGICYFKSWRKEKNITWQCDHKVCRALLEKFIKLDTSTRKLKIEYDRKAENTKYESDQCPPENKPDDAEMLDPGVNSNESENLVNANSQYGDSQDMVWQIAKLYIFGEKGGGTYKSIDDLDISKIVIMMRSCELFTFDGSLHYYDEVLDVRNELMHSTSNHLSDARIAHILKEARDLLNDLSKTVVVTDVSFCTEAVRQLQQLEVRKFSVKQQSSEYRDMVRKIRNAEKAVLELDTSIEESSIKHKSKSKQLIDLLNKVKTDMEITDLEKEEKISEFEPSEFKNHVKSAIESKRSAIESDISECENTGENNKQLVRLLEDTDGQLEDVDQLIAEPEPDEVLDLISSLNKEVTVIRSECKKCESEILEHDKKIDELNAENTILQELVKNQKVHGNLKADQQGNLITRQPRISLDKRSRKTDGYFTTGGYEAIEMQELFTQFTLAELVKKANKVRRRKRRNIVLVEIQ, from the exons ATGCCAACGGATATTTACAACGAGAAATTCCAGAACTGGGTTAAAGGTATACTTGCACTTAACACAACTAGAAAAGCCCTGAAAACTACGGTTGAAAAAAAATGGACCGAGTTCATTTCAGCATTACCAGAGACAGAAAGGTCTCAGATGGAAACGTTCGTCCGTTGTTTAAACAGAAACGGGATATGTTACTTCAAATCATGGCGGAAGGAGAAAAACATTACGTGGCAGTGTGACCATAAAGTTTGCAGGGCACTTCTTGAGAAGTTTATTAAATTAGATACGAGTACGCGCAAGCTAAAAATTGAATATGATCGGAAAGCTGAAAACACGAAATATGAAAGTGATCAATGTCCTCCTGAAAATAAGCCTGATGATGCAGAAATGTTGGACCCGGGAGTAAATTCTAATGAATCAGAGAATTTGGTAAATGCAAACTCACAATATGGGGATTCGCAGGATATGGTTTGGCAGATAGCAAAGTTATACATATTTGGAGAGAAGGGAGGTGGTACATATAAAAGTATTGACGATCTTGACATATCGAAAATAGTCATAATGATGAGGAGCTGTGAACTGTTCACTTTTGATGGATCATTGCATTATTATGATGAG GTACTTGATGTCAGGAACGAGCTAATGCATTCAACAAGCAATCACTTGTCTGATGCTAGGATAGCTCACATCCTAAAAGAAGCAAGGGACCTATTGAATGACCTTTCAAAAACGGTCGTTGTTACTGATGTTTCTTTCTGCACAGAGGCTGTTCGACAATTACAACAG CTTGAAGTTAGGAAGTTTTCAGTTAAACAGCAATCCAGCGAGTATAGGGACATGGTAAGGAAGATTCGCAATGCAGAAAAGGCTGTTTTGGAGTTAGATACATCTATAGAAGAAAGCAGTATCAAGCACAAAAGCAAAAGCAAACAGCTTATAGATCTACTAAATAAAGTAAAAACGGACATGGAAATCACAGAT TTGGAAAAGGAGGAAAAGATCAGTGAATTTGAACCGTCAGAGTTCAAAAATCATGTCAAATCAGCCATTGAATCTAAAAGAAGTGCAATAGAATCAGATATCAGTGAATGTGAAAACACTGGCGAGAATAATAAACAACTTGTACGTTTATTGGAGGACACAGATGGTCAACTAGAAGACGTAGAT CAACTAATAGCAGAACCAGAGCCGGACGAAGTTTTAGATTTAATTAGTAGTCTTAACAAAGAAGTCACCGTTATCAGGAGCGAGTGTAAAAAGTGTGAGTCGGAG atACTCGAGCATGACAAGAAGATAGATGAATTAAATGctgaaaatacaattttacaagaGTTAGTTAAGAATCAAAAAGTGCATG GAAATCTGAAAGCTGATCAACAGGGAAATTTGATAACAAGACAACCAAGAATTTCTTTAGATAAACGATCGAGAAAAACAGATGGCTATTTTACAACCGGTGGATACGAGGCGATTGAAATGCAAGAGCTTTTTACACAGTTTACACTAGCAGAGCTTGTCAAAAAAGCAAACAAAGTGCgtagaagaaaaagaagaaacatagTACTCGTAGAAATTCAGTAG
- the LOC123554698 gene encoding uncharacterized protein LOC123554698 translates to MTEVLDIYNGDFQNWLKGVIALNTTNTALQKTVKQKWEHFISNLSDSEKSHLETFLICVCKNRVKHLETSKNVTNKKWRCEHSLCEKLMNRLLDHHVLPLKLMCKWKFVVPKEKQEEKEGQIPEKKQGDNDSVAVRLGMLYILDENDDTVNDKFCELDISKMIKMMGSCKLFKFECSEDVYKSMITIRNELMHSPDNHFPDTKTREVFVLSEKVLKNTCDPGAIYYKDARQYLQQVEDENFTIDFKPKEHKEVIKSVLEVSKTADDLENMLGENHAESKIKCKQVQDLLKEITNNMDKNSSERGQSSTYRPEEYKSIVQKHLETKKNALQNDIRTVPDGDYQRLQELKCLQEGNDRHLQDVKKIISNPDPCECSQYLKSLTKKKEELDKERNQYKREIERKRNSLQDLQTQTELLKQMVQSQGEGRIQD, encoded by the exons ATGACGGAGGTTTTAGATATTTACAATGGGGACTTTCAGAACTGGTTAAAGGGAGTAATTGCACTAAACACGACAAATACTGCATTACAAAAGACAGTGAAACAAAAATgggaacattttatttcaaatttgtcgGACTCAGAAAAAAGTCATTTGGAGACATTCCTTATATGCGTATGCAAGAATCGTGTTAAACACTTAGAGACATCtaaaaatgtaacaaacaaaAAGTGGCGCTGTGAACATTCGCTTTGCGAAAAGTTAATGAATCGTTTATTGGATCACCATGTACTGCCTTTGAAACTGATGTGCAAGTGGAAATTTGTTGTTCCCAAGGagaaacaagaagaaaaagagGGACAAATACCTGAGAAAAAACAAGGAGACAATGACAGTGTTGCTGTGCGTCTAGGAATGTTATACATACTTGATGAAAACGATGATACAGTAAATGACAAATTTTGTGAGCTTGACATctctaaaatgattaaaatgatgGGAAGTTGTAAACTATTTAAATTTGAGTGTTCGGAAGATGTTTATAAAAGC ATGATCACAATAAGAAACGAGCTCATGCATTCACCAGATAATCATTTTCCTGATACTAAGACTCGAGAGGTGTTTGTACTGTCGGAAAAGGTCTTGAAAAATACTTGTGACCCTGGAGCAATATACTACAAAGACGCTAGACAATATCTACAACAG gttgaagatgaaaattttacaatagaTTTTAAGCCAAAGGAACACAAAGAGGTCATCAAATCGGTTTTGGAGGTTAGCAAGACTGCAGATGACTTAGAAAATATGCTAGGTGAAAATCATGCGGAAagcaaaatcaaatgcaaacaggTGCAAGACCTATTAAAGGAAATAACCAACAACATGGATAAAAACAGT TCTGAAAGAGGTCAATCTTCTACATATCGACCAGAAGAATATAAAAGTATTGTACAGAAACATCTGGAAACGAAGAAGAACGCATTGCAAAATGATATCCGGACTGTCCCCGATGGGGATTACCAACGATTGCAAGAACTGAAATGTCTACAGGAGGGGAATGATCGTCATTTGCAAGATGTTAAA AAAATCATATCAAACCCAGATCCATGTGAATGTTCACAGTATTTAAAATCTCTAACAAAGAAGAAAGAAGAACTGGATAAAGAACGTAATCAGTATAAAAGAGAG ataGAACGTAAACGCAACAGCTTACAAGATTTACAAACACAAACTGAGCTTCTTAAACAGATGGTTCAGTCCCAAGGTGAG GGACGAATCCAAGATTAG